AAACAATTAATGTGGTCATTCCTTATTATGGATATGCCCGTCAAGATCGAAAAGCAAGATCAAGAGAACCAATCACTTCAAAACTAGTTGCAAACTTACTTGAAACAGCTGGGGCAACTCGTGTATTAACGATTGACCTGCATGCTACGCAAATTCAAGGATTTTTTGACATACCAGTAGATCAGCTCTTAGCAGAGCCTATCTTGTCTAAACATTTTCAAGATAAAGGGGTAGAAGATACTGTTATTGTCTCTCCTGACCATGGCGGGGTTGTTAGAGCAAGAAAGATGGCAGACCGCTTAAAAGCACCCATTGCAATTATTGATAAACGCCGGCCAAAGCCTAATGTATCAGAAGTAATGAACATTGTCGGTAATGTCGAAGGAAAAACGGCGATTATTGTAGACGATATAATTGATACAGCCGGAACGATGACATTAGCTGCAGATGCTCTTTTAGAAGCAGGAGCTATGGAAGTGTATGCTTGCAGTACACACCCGGTCTTGTCTGGTCCTGCTATTGAACGCATTCA
This DNA window, taken from Alteribacillus bidgolensis, encodes the following:
- a CDS encoding ribose-phosphate diphosphokinase; its protein translation is MSIYDDPYLKVFTLNSNPNLAHEVTKQIGVEMGKSSVKRFSDGEIQVNIEESIRGCDVFLVQSTSEPANEHLMELLIMIDAMKRASAETINVVIPYYGYARQDRKARSREPITSKLVANLLETAGATRVLTIDLHATQIQGFFDIPVDQLLAEPILSKHFQDKGVEDTVIVSPDHGGVVRARKMADRLKAPIAIIDKRRPKPNVSEVMNIVGNVEGKTAIIVDDIIDTAGTMTLAADALLEAGAMEVYACSTHPVLSGPAIERIQNSNIKELAVTNTIVLPEEKKIDKITQLSLAPLIAEAIIRVHEQTSVSTLFE